The DNA window ATCAAGCCCGGCCCGCGCATGAGCGGCGCCGTCGTCCACGGCAACACGGTCTATCTCGCCGGCCAGGTCGCCAATCAGACCGCCGGGCAAAGCGTCGCCGAGCAGACGAAGGAAATCCTCTCGATCATCGACGGCCTCCTCAGCGAGGCGGGCACCGACAAGTCGAAGATCCTGATGGCCAATATCTGGCTCACCGACATGGGAGCGTTCCAGGAGATGAACGCCGTGTGGGATGCCTGGGTGTCGGCCGGCAACACCCCGGCCCGCGCCACCGTCGAGGCGAAGCTCGCGGCTCCGGCCTTCAAGGTCGAGATCGCCGTCATCGCGGCGAAGTGAGGCTTCTCAAAAACGAAGCGGGCCGTCAGGCCCGCTTCGTTCCGTCTCGCGCCGTCGTGCTTACGGGCAGGGATGGCGCAGGCCATCGTAGCCCAGATAGGTGCCCGAGGCCGGGTCGTAGGACTTGAAGCGCTGGGCGCAATAGGCCGAGCCGCCGCCGGGGGCGACATAGGTCGGAGCGGCCTGAGCCTGCGACTGGGCGATGGCCCCGCCGATGATGGCGCCCGTGGCAAGACCGATGGCGCCGGCCGCCGCCGCCGAGCCGTAGTCGCGGCGGTAATAGCGCGGACCGTAATAGCCGTAACGCGGGCCGTAGTAGCCACGGCGCGGCCCGTAGGCGCGGCGCTCCACGTAGCGCGGGCCGCCGCGGTAGTAGCGGCGATACTGCACGTAATCGGACTGAACCTCACCCTTCTTCAAAGCGGCAACGAGTTCGTTCACCGGCGCCGTCTGCGTCTCGGCCGCGGAGGCCGGAGCGGCGAGACCGAAGGTACCCAGGACAGCCGTCGCAGCGGCCGCCAAGACAAACTTACGCATGAGCTAACTCCTCTAATCGTGGGGAGCGAACGCGAAGAACCCGCCGGTCGTTCCGTTTTTGCGGGATTTCGGACTATCTCTCGCGGGAACGTGAGGATGAATGATCCTGCACGATCCCGTCGGGTTTGGCGGCGACGACCCGCCTGCCCTCCACCCGCCCCTGCCCGGTCGGACAGAGATCGAGAATCGCGCAGCGCCCGCAGGCCGGGCTCTTGAAGAAGCAGCAGCGCTGGCCGTGCAGCATCATGACCTCGTGGTGATCGTAGACCTGCTGCGCATCCCAGTCCTCGGGCAGCAAGGATGCCAAGGCCGCATGGGACGGGCCGACCGCAACCGATTGGGGAATGAGTCCGGTGCGTTGCGCCACCCGGTGGTGATGGCTGTCGACGGGCAGCGCGGCCTTGCGCAGCACCGAGAACGACAGCACCGCAGCGCTTGTCTTCGGGCCGATCCCCGGAATGCTCTCGAGCCACGCCCTCGCCTCCCTGACCGGCATGGCGCCAAGTAAATCGAGCGACAGGCTGCCGTGCCGATCCTCGACGGCGCGCAGCACCGCCTGCAGGCGCGGCGCCTTCTGCTCCGGCCAGGTGACGCCCTGGATCGTCGCCTCCACCTCCTCGGTGGGCGCGCTCATCATCGCGCGCCAGTCGGCATAGCGGGCCTTGAGCGCCTTGAAGGCGCGGCCCGAATCCGCGTTGCGGGTGCGATGGGAGAGCAGCGACGAGATCAGCTCGCTCAGGGGGTCGAGGGAATGGAAATACGCGATCGGACAGCCATAGATCTGGCAGAGGCGCTCGTGGATGGCGAGCGCCTTCGCCTTGAGGTCCTGCAGATCCGGATTCATCCCGAGGCAAGTCGCGAATCGGGAGGGTGGTTCCATTCACGCGTCATCGCCGGACTCGTCCCGGTGATCCCGATGCGAGAGGCGCCACGCTCGAGACAATCGCGATGGCCGGGACAGGCCCGGCCATGACGGCGTCATGGTCGTCGATCTTACAGAATGAACCGGCTCAGATCCGTGTTCCTGGCCAGGGTCTCCACCTCGCCGCGCACATAGGACGCATCGATGGTGACCGTCTCGCCCGAGCGGTCGGGCGCCGTGAAGGAGACATCGTCGAGCACCCGCTCGAGCACCGTCTGCAGCCGGCGTGCCCCGATGTTCTCGACGGAATTGTTCACGTCGACGGCCACCTGCGCGAGCGCGTCGATGGCATCGTCCGTAAACACGAGGTCCAACCCCTCCGTCTTCATCAGCGCCACCGACTGCTTGATGAGGCTCGCCTCGGTCTCGGTGAGGATGCGCTTGAAATCCTCCACCGTCAGCGGGGCGAGTTCGACGCGGATCGGCAGGCGGCCCTGCAGTTCGGGCAGCAGGTCCGACGGCTTCGACACGTGGAAGGCCCCGGAAGCGATGAACAGGATGTGGTCGGTCTTCACCGGCCCGTATTTCGTCGACACGGTCGTGCCTTCGATCAGCGGCAGCAGATCGCGCTGTACGCCTTCGCGGGAGACGTCCGCGCCCGTGCGGCCCTCGCGGCCGGC is part of the Microvirga terrae genome and encodes:
- a CDS encoding RidA family protein; protein product: MTIQRIKPGPRMSGAVVHGNTVYLAGQVANQTAGQSVAEQTKEILSIIDGLLSEAGTDKSKILMANIWLTDMGAFQEMNAVWDAWVSAGNTPARATVEAKLAAPAFKVEIAVIAAK
- a CDS encoding BA14K family protein — its product is MRKFVLAAAATAVLGTFGLAAPASAAETQTAPVNELVAALKKGEVQSDYVQYRRYYRGGPRYVERRAYGPRRGYYGPRYGYYGPRYYRRDYGSAAAAGAIGLATGAIIGGAIAQSQAQAAPTYVAPGGGSAYCAQRFKSYDPASGTYLGYDGLRHPCP
- a CDS encoding endonuclease III domain-containing protein; amino-acid sequence: MEPPSRFATCLGMNPDLQDLKAKALAIHERLCQIYGCPIAYFHSLDPLSELISSLLSHRTRNADSGRAFKALKARYADWRAMMSAPTEEVEATIQGVTWPEQKAPRLQAVLRAVEDRHGSLSLDLLGAMPVREARAWLESIPGIGPKTSAAVLSFSVLRKAALPVDSHHHRVAQRTGLIPQSVAVGPSHAALASLLPEDWDAQQVYDHHEVMMLHGQRCCFFKSPACGRCAILDLCPTGQGRVEGRRVVAAKPDGIVQDHSSSRSRER